TCACTGGCGTACATAACTTTGCCGTCACACCAGTTTGACCGTCCGATAAGGGAGACGCAGAATGCGAATGAATAAGCTTGCCAATGGTGCACTTGAGGTTAGTGCGCTTTCTCTGGGCTCGATGCTGTGGGGGTCAACGAATTCCGAGGCCGAAGGTCACGCTCAGATCGACATGTTTCTGGATCACGGCGGCAACTTCATCGACACGGCCGAGATGTATCCGGTGAACCCGATCAAGGCAGAACGCTGCGGTGCATCCGAGGCCGTCATTGGCACATGGCTGGCCAAGACTGGGCGGCGTGACGATGTGGTCATCGCGACGAAAGTGTCTGGTGACAACCCCGGTTGGAAACGCGATGGCAAGGGCTATGACAGCGCGATCATCCATCAGGCGGTGGATGAGTCGCTGGATAAGCTGCAGACCGACTATATCGACATCTACCAGACCCACTGGCCTCTGCGTGGCAGTTATGCCTTCCGTCAGAACTGGACTTTTGATCCGTCGAACCAGAACCGCGAAGAAACAGAAGCCCATATGCGTGACGTTCTGACTGCCATGGCCGAGGTCGTGGCCGCGGGCAAAGTACGCCACTTCGGCCTGTCGAATGAAAGCGCTTGGGGCACGGCCCAATGGTTGCGTCTGGCCCGTGAAATGGGCGCGCCTGAGGTGATCTCGATCCAGAATGAATACAGCCTGATGTGCCGTCTGGCCGACACCGATCTGGCCGAGATGTGCATGCAGGAAGGCGCGCGTGTTTTGTCTTATTCGCCGTTGGCGACGGGCCTTTTGTCCGGGAAGTACCAGAAAGGTGCCGTTCCTGATGGGTCTCGGCTTTCGATCTACCCCGGACTTGGTGGGCGTGTGACCGATCGTGCGTTCCCGGCCGTGGATGCCTATCAGGCGGTTGCGGACAAGCATGGCCTTGATCTGGTCCAGATGGCGTTGGCCTTCTCGGTCGGTCGGCCCTTCATGGGCTCTACGATCTTCGGTGCGTCCTCGATGGAGCAGCTGGGGCATATTCTGGATGGTAAAGATCTGGTCTTGTCGGACGATGTTCTGGCCGATATCGACGCGGCACATCGCGCGCATCCTATGCCCTACTAAGGGCTGGTGTGTTGGAACTCACGGACGGAGTTTGGAATGATTGATCGACGATCTGTGTTGAAACTGGGGATGGTTGCCGCTGCGCCATCCTTGGTCGCGGCCTGCGTCAGCAATGGCGGTGTTGAATTTCACCGCAATACCAAACGTCCCATCAGTTCGACCACGCGCTTTGATGCGGCTCGTTTTGCCGGAGACTGGGTGATCCGGGGCGAGTTTGTGCATCCCGGTCAGAAGCCCCTTTACGGCAATGTCTCGGTCGAACACGGCGCAGGCGGCATCACTGGTATCACGCTGAGCAATGCAGCGAGCGCACGAGAACGGTATGACGCACGGATGAGCACCCCTGGCCGGATCACCGTAGGCACCCCGCCTTTCGGCACGGAATACTGGGTGCTTTGGGTGGATGCTGACTTTCGCACGGCTGCGATCGGTACACCTTCGGGAAGTTTCGGCTGGATCATCGACCGAAGCCGCACTGGCGGTGAAGATCGGATCAAGGCCGCGGCCGAGGTGCTGGCCTTCAACGGTTACGCCAAAGATCGGTTGCAAACGCGGTAGAGCACGCGCTTGCGAAGGAGCGTGGGACATGCGAAGCCGTGATCATGCAAGCTTGGATCCCCATCACCATACTGGCCGCGTTCTCGCAGAACCTGCGATTTATGCTGCAAAAGCGGCTGAAGGATACACGGCTTAGCGCGACAGGGGCCACCTTCGCGCGGTTTGTCTATTCGGCCCCGCTGGTGGCGGTGCTGATGGCGGGCTATTTCGCGGTCACCGGGCTGGATGTACCACGGCCCGACGCGCGATTTTTTGTCTTTGCCTTCACCGGCGGAATTGCCCAGATTCTGGCGACGATCTGTGTGGTTGCGCTGTTTGCTGAACGCAATTTCGCTGTTGGGATCACCTTCAAAAAGACCGAGGTCGTACTAACCGCCTTGACCGGACTTTTGGTGCTTGGCGAAGGGATCGGAATGGCCGGAGCGCTGGCGATTGGCATCGGGTTCTTCGGGTTGATCCTTCTGTCTGACCCACCGGAGGGTGGGAAAGGCTGGCGCCGGTTTTTCAACAAGGCGGCCGCCTTGGGGCTTGGGGCTGGGCTGCTCTTTTCCTTTTCGGCCATCGGGTACCGCGGCGCATCCCTGTCGTTGGGTGTCGAGGATGTGGTGTCGCGTGCAGGCTTCACCTTGGCCATTGTCACTGCGTTTCAGTCGCTTGTCATGGCCAGCTGGATGGTCCTGCGCGAGAAAGGCGAAGTCACCCGCGTGCTCAAAGCGTGGCGCGTGGGCGTGCTGGTTGGGCTA
The Aliiroseovarius pelagivivens DNA segment above includes these coding regions:
- a CDS encoding aldo/keto reductase; protein product: MRMNKLANGALEVSALSLGSMLWGSTNSEAEGHAQIDMFLDHGGNFIDTAEMYPVNPIKAERCGASEAVIGTWLAKTGRRDDVVIATKVSGDNPGWKRDGKGYDSAIIHQAVDESLDKLQTDYIDIYQTHWPLRGSYAFRQNWTFDPSNQNREETEAHMRDVLTAMAEVVAAGKVRHFGLSNESAWGTAQWLRLAREMGAPEVISIQNEYSLMCRLADTDLAEMCMQEGARVLSYSPLATGLLSGKYQKGAVPDGSRLSIYPGLGGRVTDRAFPAVDAYQAVADKHGLDLVQMALAFSVGRPFMGSTIFGASSMEQLGHILDGKDLVLSDDVLADIDAAHRAHPMPY
- a CDS encoding EamA family transporter, producing MQAWIPITILAAFSQNLRFMLQKRLKDTRLSATGATFARFVYSAPLVAVLMAGYFAVTGLDVPRPDARFFVFAFTGGIAQILATICVVALFAERNFAVGITFKKTEVVLTALTGLLVLGEGIGMAGALAIGIGFFGLILLSDPPEGGKGWRRFFNKAAALGLGAGLLFSFSAIGYRGASLSLGVEDVVSRAGFTLAIVTAFQSLVMASWMVLREKGEVTRVLKAWRVGVLVGLSSMIGSFCWFTAFTLQNAALVKALGQVELLFSYAATLFVFREKVSGREYAGTALILASVLVLVLYLK
- a CDS encoding lipocalin family protein encodes the protein MIDRRSVLKLGMVAAAPSLVAACVSNGGVEFHRNTKRPISSTTRFDAARFAGDWVIRGEFVHPGQKPLYGNVSVEHGAGGITGITLSNAASARERYDARMSTPGRITVGTPPFGTEYWVLWVDADFRTAAIGTPSGSFGWIIDRSRTGGEDRIKAAAEVLAFNGYAKDRLQTR